The following are from one region of the Tachysurus fulvidraco isolate hzauxx_2018 chromosome 24, HZAU_PFXX_2.0, whole genome shotgun sequence genome:
- the galr2b gene encoding galanin receptor 2b isoform X2, with the protein MSEHEDLSKAMGHWNASESYQLNAASVIVSVVFSLIFLLGTVGNSLVLAVLLRSGQLSYNTTNLFILNLSVADFFFIIFCVPFQATIYSLEGWVFGSFMCKVVHFFINLTMYASSFTLAAVSVDRYLAIRYPLRSRELRTPCNAVVAMVIIWGLSLVFAGPYLSYYDLIDFENSNVCVPGWEEHNRKVLDTCTFVFGYVIPVLIVSLSYTRTIKYLWTAVDPLDGMSESKRAKRKVTKMIIIVTVLFCICWLPYHVVILCYLYGDFPFNQTTYAFRLLSHCMAYANSCLNPIVYALVSKHFRKGFKKVFSCILSKKGRNKVHVVQLANTVPGFEAASTEVSHMNEENGRQNEREMADRPLTESQDATMNITLPCQKQP; encoded by the exons ATGTCCGAGCATGAGGATCTGAGCAAAGCCATGGGCCACTGGAACGCCTCGGAAAGCTACCAGCTGAATGCGGCTAGCGTGATTGTATCCGTAGTGTTCTCACTCATCTTCTTGCTGGGCACGGTGGGCAACAGCCTGGTGCTTGCTGTGCTCCTGCGCAGTGGCCAGCTCAGTTACAACACCACCAACCTGTTCATCCTCAATCTCAGCGTGGCCGACTTCTTCTTCATCATATTCTGCGTGCCTTTCCAGGCCACCATCTACTCACTGGAGGGCTGGGTATTTGGCTCCTTCATGTGCAAAGTGGTGCACTTCTTCATCAACCTCACCATGTACGCTAGCAGCTTCACCCTTGCTGCTGTCTCTGTGGATAG ATATTTGGCCATTCGTTACCCACTGCGCTCCAGAGAATTACGAACACCCTGTAATGCggttgttgccatggtgatcATTTGGGGTCTGTCTCTTGTTTTTGCCGGCCCTTACTTAAGCTATTATGACCTGATTGATTTTGAAAACAGCAACGTGTGTGTTCCCGGTTGGGAGGAACACAACCGCAAAGTGCTGGATACCTGCACCTTCGTGTTTGGCTATGTCATCCCTGTACTCATCGTCAGCCTGTCTTACACACGCACCATCAAGTATCTCTGGACAGCCGTCGACCCGCTGGATGGCATGTCCGAATCGAAGCGAGCCAAGCGCAAAGTCACCAAGATGATCATAATTGTCACAGTGCTGTTTTGCATTTGCTGGCTGCCCTACCACGTGGTCATCCTGTGCTATTTGTACGGAGATTTCCCCTTCAATCAGACCACGTACGCTTTCAGGCTGCTCTCACACTGCATGGCCTATGCCAACTCCTGCCTTAATCCCATTGTCTATGCGCTGGTGTCCAAGCATTTCCGCAAGGGCTTTAAGAAGGTATTCAGCTGCATTCTCAGCAAGAAGGGCCGCAATAAGGTGCATGTGGTCCAACTGGCTAACACTGTGCCTGGTTTTGAAGCTGCCTCCACCGAGGTATCACACATGAACGAGGAGAACGGCAGACAGAATGAGCGTGAGATGGCTGATCGCCCCCTCACAGAGTCACAGGATGCTACCATGAACATAACATTACCTTGCCAGAAGCAACCATGA
- the galr2b gene encoding galanin receptor 2b isoform X1 gives MSGLQDMELTTNLTSEELVMVHPLSEQTMSEHEDLSKAMGHWNASESYQLNAASVIVSVVFSLIFLLGTVGNSLVLAVLLRSGQLSYNTTNLFILNLSVADFFFIIFCVPFQATIYSLEGWVFGSFMCKVVHFFINLTMYASSFTLAAVSVDRYLAIRYPLRSRELRTPCNAVVAMVIIWGLSLVFAGPYLSYYDLIDFENSNVCVPGWEEHNRKVLDTCTFVFGYVIPVLIVSLSYTRTIKYLWTAVDPLDGMSESKRAKRKVTKMIIIVTVLFCICWLPYHVVILCYLYGDFPFNQTTYAFRLLSHCMAYANSCLNPIVYALVSKHFRKGFKKVFSCILSKKGRNKVHVVQLANTVPGFEAASTEVSHMNEENGRQNEREMADRPLTESQDATMNITLPCQKQP, from the exons GCAGACGATGTCCGAGCATGAGGATCTGAGCAAAGCCATGGGCCACTGGAACGCCTCGGAAAGCTACCAGCTGAATGCGGCTAGCGTGATTGTATCCGTAGTGTTCTCACTCATCTTCTTGCTGGGCACGGTGGGCAACAGCCTGGTGCTTGCTGTGCTCCTGCGCAGTGGCCAGCTCAGTTACAACACCACCAACCTGTTCATCCTCAATCTCAGCGTGGCCGACTTCTTCTTCATCATATTCTGCGTGCCTTTCCAGGCCACCATCTACTCACTGGAGGGCTGGGTATTTGGCTCCTTCATGTGCAAAGTGGTGCACTTCTTCATCAACCTCACCATGTACGCTAGCAGCTTCACCCTTGCTGCTGTCTCTGTGGATAG ATATTTGGCCATTCGTTACCCACTGCGCTCCAGAGAATTACGAACACCCTGTAATGCggttgttgccatggtgatcATTTGGGGTCTGTCTCTTGTTTTTGCCGGCCCTTACTTAAGCTATTATGACCTGATTGATTTTGAAAACAGCAACGTGTGTGTTCCCGGTTGGGAGGAACACAACCGCAAAGTGCTGGATACCTGCACCTTCGTGTTTGGCTATGTCATCCCTGTACTCATCGTCAGCCTGTCTTACACACGCACCATCAAGTATCTCTGGACAGCCGTCGACCCGCTGGATGGCATGTCCGAATCGAAGCGAGCCAAGCGCAAAGTCACCAAGATGATCATAATTGTCACAGTGCTGTTTTGCATTTGCTGGCTGCCCTACCACGTGGTCATCCTGTGCTATTTGTACGGAGATTTCCCCTTCAATCAGACCACGTACGCTTTCAGGCTGCTCTCACACTGCATGGCCTATGCCAACTCCTGCCTTAATCCCATTGTCTATGCGCTGGTGTCCAAGCATTTCCGCAAGGGCTTTAAGAAGGTATTCAGCTGCATTCTCAGCAAGAAGGGCCGCAATAAGGTGCATGTGGTCCAACTGGCTAACACTGTGCCTGGTTTTGAAGCTGCCTCCACCGAGGTATCACACATGAACGAGGAGAACGGCAGACAGAATGAGCGTGAGATGGCTGATCGCCCCCTCACAGAGTCACAGGATGCTACCATGAACATAACATTACCTTGCCAGAAGCAACCATGA